A segment of the Allosaccharopolyspora coralli genome:
GCCAGCGCCTCGGTCACTTCCGGGGCGGTCAGCGAGCCCTTGAACTTGTCCGGTGCGATCACGACGTGACCGGTCACAACGCGCTCCTCGAGTCCTTCGGTGCCGGGGCGGGAACAGCCCGCCCGAGGGCACGGTACTGGAGCGGATGGCCGCGTGGTTCGATCGACCCGCTCAGCCGGGCTCGTCTCCCACCGTTCGCCGAGCGATCCGCTCTCCGATCGGCAGCGCCGAGGTGGCCGCCGGGGACGGCGCATTGCACACGTGCACGCTGCGTTCCGTCTCCTGGAACAGGAAGTCGTGGACGAGCGTGCCGTCGCGCAGCACTGCCTGGGCACGGATTCCCGCCTCGTGCGGCAGCAGGTCGGAGAGTTCGAGTTCCGGGCAGTAGCGGCGACAGGCTTGGAGATAGCCGCGCGCGAACAGCGAGTTCCGCAACTCGACGGCCCCGGTGCGCACGTTGTCGCGTGCGACGCGCCAGAAACCCCGGTAGCCGAGGATCTCCTTGGCGTCGCGCGGGCTGAGCGAGAACTTCCGGTACTTCTCCCGCGCCAGACCGAGCACCGCGTTCGGGCCGACGGTGACGCTGCCGTCGATCATCGGCGTCAGGTGCACACCGAGGAACGGCAAGGCCGGATCCGGGATCGGATAGATCAGGTGGTCGACGACGTCGCTGCGGGAGTCGGGCAGCCGGTAGTACTCGCCACGGAACGGCACGATGCGGAACTCCGGGTCCATGCCCGCCATCCTCGCGAGGCGATCGGCCTGGACGCCGCCGCACACGACGAGTTCGCGGGCGCGCCACGGCTCGCCGCCCGCCTCGACGGTGACCTCCGATGTGGACTCTCGGATCGCGGTCACCTCGGCGCCGAGCCGCACCCGGCCGCCCGCGTCGCGCACTTCCCCGGCCAGCGCCTCGCACACGGCGGCGAAGTCGACGATTCCGGTGGTGTGTACCTTCAGCGCACCCACACCCCGGATTCTCGGTTCCAGTTCGCGCAGTTCGGCCGCCGAGACGCGGTCCACCGCGATGCGGTTCTCCTTGGAGCGTTCGAACAGCGCGTCCATCCGTCGAGCTTCGGTCTCGTCGGTGGCCACGAGGAGCTTGCCGGGCTCACGGAACGGGATGCCGTGCTCGGTACAGAACTCCTTGGTCGCCGCGGCGCCCTCGCGGCACAGCTCGGCCTTCAGCGAGCCGGGGGCGTAATAGATGCCCGCGTGGATGACCCCGCTGTTGTGCCCGGTCTGGTGCCGGGCGAGCCGGTTCTCCTTCTCCAGCACGACGACACTCGCGCCGGGCCGGAGCCGGATCAGCGCCCGAGCGGTGGCGAGTCCGACGATGCCGCCGCCCACCACGCAATAGTCGTAGATCATCGTCCGTTGATACTACTGATCCTCGTTCGCGTGCAGTGCTCTGGAACGAACGGCACTTTGCTCCGATCTGCGAAGGGCGTGGCCGTGACCAGTACGGACGAGGGTCGGGACACAGTGTTTTCCGGCGGCTGCGGGTATTCGATCGGTATCCCGTCGTGCGGTGCGCAACGTCAGCGCAGTTTCAGCTTGTCCAACGCCAGGTTGTTCGCCGTGGCTCGTCCGTGGAGGACCGAATACGCGATCCCGTTGTAGACCAGATCCCACAGAGCACGCTTGCGCTGGAGCTGACGGAGGCTCGCTCCGGCGAAGCCACCGTGGATGTCGGTCAGCTCCAACGAAATCGACTGGCCGCCTGCTGTGTAGTCGACCTTGACCGATTGCAATTCATACAGCCGCACATAGCCCTTGCGGCGAGTGGCAAACCATTCCGCTCCCGCCGAGTAGCCGCCACTGCGGCCAAGGAAGTAGAACACGACCGGCGGCCACGCGATGCTGAGCCACAGCCACCCGTTGCTCATCCACGAAAAACCGGTGTCGAGGATGCAAAGGAAGATCACACCTGCCACGCTGAGTGCGAACCCGCCTTTGACCATCTCGTTCTCTTTGCCCTGGTACCACTCCAGCACCGGACCTTCCCTCTCTGGGGCTGGCGGAAACTTCGCGTTGTCCCGGTTGGTGCGGCCTTCGTTCTCCCAGGTTGTGATCACGGGTGCTTGCGGCGGCCTCGGCTCCCCTGTGTTCACATCTGGTTTCGGGGCTACCTGCGGCACGACCCGTGACTCCTTTCATCCTCCGTGGACTTGGCTCAGTCGAACAGTTCCCAGCCAGAGTCGACGGCAATACCAATACCGATCCCGACCAGCGCACCCCCGACAACACCGACCGGGCCACCGAAGGCTGCACCGATGGACGCACCGGCCACCGCACCGCCGACGAACGACGCACCGCCGGAGACGACAGCCTGTGTCGGATCTTTGCCCTGCTGAATGTCGTAGGTCACTCCGGCGCCGGTAAACAACAACCCGACGTAGGGAAGTTTCTTGCCTACGTTCACCGCTCCCCGCAGGATCGGCGTCGTGGGGCTCGGAGCTGAGTGCGGAATGATCTTGGCGTCGAGTGTCGCCTTGGCCCAGGGCGGCGATTTATCCAGCCATGCGGCGACCTTGTTCGGATAGGCGTTGGCGTAGGCTACGGCCTTACCGGTGGATCGTTCGGCCGCGATCTCGGCCATTCGAAACCGGGTGGCGGCACTCATAGTGGTGTTCTGCGCCATCTTGGCGGGCAGGTCCGGCGACGCGATTCTGTCTGCGACTGCTTTCCATTTGGTTGCGTTCGTCGTAACCACACCGGCCAGACCGGTGGCTATGTCCCCACCGGTTAGCATCAGCTTCGGCGGGTCCATCACCCCCGAGACGGTCTTGACCAACCACGCCTGAGAATCGGCTTCCTTCTTCTGTGCCTCGCTGACCAAACCTGCCGCGTCGTTGTAGGCGTTGAGCTTCCGCTCGTAGTCGGCCTGTGCTGCCACCCCGGCCGCGTGCGCTTCGGTCTGCTGGGGACTG
Coding sequences within it:
- the lhgO gene encoding L-2-hydroxyglutarate oxidase — translated: MIYDYCVVGGGIVGLATARALIRLRPGASVVVLEKENRLARHQTGHNSGVIHAGIYYAPGSLKAELCREGAAATKEFCTEHGIPFREPGKLLVATDETEARRMDALFERSKENRIAVDRVSAAELRELEPRIRGVGALKVHTTGIVDFAAVCEALAGEVRDAGGRVRLGAEVTAIRESTSEVTVEAGGEPWRARELVVCGGVQADRLARMAGMDPEFRIVPFRGEYYRLPDSRSDVVDHLIYPIPDPALPFLGVHLTPMIDGSVTVGPNAVLGLAREKYRKFSLSPRDAKEILGYRGFWRVARDNVRTGAVELRNSLFARGYLQACRRYCPELELSDLLPHEAGIRAQAVLRDGTLVHDFLFQETERSVHVCNAPSPAATSALPIGERIARRTVGDEPG